In the Kribbella sp. NBC_00482 genome, one interval contains:
- a CDS encoding GNAT family N-acetyltransferase: MTLKLETDRLLIRDWEEDDADAALEIFGSADVAPWLSPAIDKVPDAATMRLILQSWIEAQPNFVVPAGRWAIARRDDGEVIGALLVRLLPPYEEDLEIGWQLRPSAWGFGYATEASRALMGWAFSDGEVDELFAVARPANKRAIATARRIGMEWVGETDKYYNLNLQVYRIRASEFTT; this comes from the coding sequence GTGACGCTGAAGCTGGAGACGGACCGGCTGCTGATCCGGGACTGGGAGGAAGACGACGCCGACGCCGCGCTGGAGATTTTTGGCTCCGCCGACGTGGCGCCCTGGCTGTCACCGGCCATCGACAAGGTGCCGGACGCCGCGACCATGCGGTTGATCCTGCAGTCCTGGATCGAGGCCCAGCCGAACTTCGTCGTACCCGCGGGTCGCTGGGCGATCGCGCGCCGGGACGACGGCGAGGTCATCGGCGCGCTGCTGGTCCGCCTGCTCCCGCCGTACGAGGAGGATCTCGAGATCGGCTGGCAGTTGCGGCCGAGCGCTTGGGGTTTCGGGTACGCGACCGAGGCCAGCCGCGCGTTGATGGGCTGGGCGTTCAGCGACGGCGAGGTCGACGAGCTGTTCGCTGTCGCGCGGCCGGCCAACAAGCGCGCGATCGCCACCGCACGACGGATCGGGATGGAGTGGGTCGGCGAGACCGACAAGTACTACAACCTGAATCTGCAGGTGTACCGGATCCGCGCCTCGGAGTTCACCACCTGA
- a CDS encoding DUF559 domain-containing protein — MADVAEVIGRRGGSATFADLRAVVSARAIRSALTTGVINRVAKGVYAVPTAPPALTAARSQGGVVSHLSAAQHWGLGVINPPVRPHVTLPPGRVRRRTGLPCVLHWADVPALDDVTTPLRTVLDCLRIVPLAEGLAIADSALRTGCVEHDLLLDAAARLRGPHRRRIQQVVAFADGRAESVLESVLRALLIERGIVGFVPQVLVRDAEFSARLDLGNSELLLGLEADGFAFHGSRRALVKDCRRQANLTVRGWRVLRFSWEDIMYDPDWVVATIERAAGLVPLSKGLLRAA; from the coding sequence ATGGCAGATGTGGCCGAGGTGATCGGTAGGCGCGGAGGGTCGGCGACGTTCGCTGACCTGCGCGCCGTCGTGTCGGCGCGCGCAATCCGTAGCGCGCTCACGACAGGTGTGATCAACCGCGTGGCGAAAGGTGTCTACGCGGTGCCGACCGCGCCACCGGCGCTCACCGCTGCACGGAGCCAAGGCGGTGTCGTCTCGCATCTCAGCGCCGCGCAGCACTGGGGTCTCGGGGTGATCAACCCGCCCGTTCGGCCGCATGTCACCCTGCCGCCGGGCCGCGTCCGTCGGCGAACCGGGCTGCCCTGCGTCCTGCACTGGGCGGATGTTCCCGCGCTGGACGATGTCACCACCCCGCTTCGGACCGTCCTGGACTGCCTTCGCATCGTGCCTCTGGCCGAGGGCCTCGCGATAGCGGACTCTGCCCTACGCACGGGCTGCGTCGAGCATGACCTGCTCCTGGATGCAGCGGCTCGGCTGCGAGGACCACACCGCCGACGCATCCAGCAGGTCGTCGCGTTCGCGGACGGTCGGGCCGAATCAGTCCTGGAGTCGGTCTTGCGAGCCTTGTTGATCGAGCGGGGAATCGTAGGCTTCGTGCCTCAGGTGCTCGTACGGGACGCGGAGTTCTCGGCTCGCCTCGACCTGGGCAATTCCGAGCTTCTCCTCGGTCTGGAGGCGGACGGGTTCGCGTTCCACGGAAGCCGGCGGGCGCTGGTGAAGGACTGCCGCCGACAGGCGAACTTGACGGTTCGCGGCTGGCGGGTGCTTCGTTTCAGCTGGGAGGACATCATGTACGACCCCGACTGGGTGGTCGCCACGATCGAGCGGGCCGCCGGACTTGTGCCACTCAGTAAGGGCCTGCTGCGCGCCGCCTGA
- the dnaJ gene encoding molecular chaperone DnaJ yields the protein MSTKDWIEKDFYKVLGVSKTAEADEIKKAYRKLARQYHPDSNAGDTKAEAKFKEVSEAYDVVGDPKKRKEYDEARRLFGSGGFRMPSGSGQGGGFDFNVGDLFNRGGQGGGGSGLGDILGGMFGGGGGRTTTSTTARPRRGQDIETEATIEFAEAVNGVTVGLRMTSDEPCATCRGTGAKYGTVPKVCLKCEGTGMQTSVQGGVFAMTEPCTECKGRGLVVDQPCETCHGSGRGQSSKTMQVRIPAGVQDGQRIRLKGKGAAGERGGPAGDLYVTVHVKSHRIFGRQGEHLTLNVPVSFTEAALGAEIKVPTLDGLPVTVRIPAGTANGSKLRVRGKGSVRRDGTKGDLMLTLEVQVPHDLTDEQKEKLQEFSSASDQPDLRTGLFGSS from the coding sequence ATGAGCACGAAGGACTGGATCGAGAAGGACTTCTACAAGGTTCTCGGCGTCTCCAAGACCGCCGAGGCCGACGAGATCAAGAAGGCCTACCGCAAGCTGGCCCGGCAGTACCACCCGGACTCCAACGCCGGGGACACCAAGGCGGAGGCCAAGTTCAAGGAGGTCTCCGAGGCGTACGACGTCGTCGGCGACCCGAAGAAGCGCAAGGAGTACGACGAGGCGCGCCGGCTGTTCGGCAGCGGTGGTTTCCGGATGCCGAGCGGCAGCGGTCAGGGCGGGGGCTTCGACTTCAACGTCGGTGACCTGTTCAACCGCGGCGGCCAGGGCGGCGGGGGCAGCGGGCTCGGCGACATCCTGGGCGGCATGTTCGGTGGCGGTGGTGGCCGGACCACGACCTCCACGACGGCCCGTCCGCGGCGCGGTCAGGACATCGAGACCGAGGCGACGATCGAGTTCGCCGAGGCCGTGAACGGTGTCACGGTCGGGCTCCGGATGACCAGCGACGAGCCGTGCGCGACGTGTCGCGGTACCGGTGCGAAGTACGGCACTGTGCCGAAGGTCTGCCTGAAGTGCGAAGGCACGGGCATGCAGACGTCGGTGCAGGGTGGCGTGTTCGCGATGACCGAGCCGTGCACCGAGTGCAAGGGTCGCGGTCTGGTCGTCGACCAGCCGTGCGAGACCTGCCACGGCTCCGGCCGCGGCCAGTCGAGCAAGACCATGCAGGTCCGCATCCCCGCGGGGGTGCAGGACGGTCAGCGGATCCGGCTGAAGGGCAAGGGCGCGGCCGGCGAACGGGGTGGCCCCGCGGGCGACCTCTACGTCACCGTGCACGTCAAGTCGCACCGGATCTTCGGTCGGCAGGGCGAGCATCTGACGCTGAACGTCCCGGTGAGTTTCACCGAGGCGGCGCTGGGTGCCGAGATCAAGGTTCCGACCCTGGACGGCCTGCCCGTCACGGTCCGGATCCCTGCAGGTACGGCGAACGGGAGCAAGCTGCGCGTCCGCGGGAAAGGTTCGGTCCGGCGGGACGGGACCAAGGGCGACCTGATGCTCACGCTCGAAGTGCAGGTCCCGCACGACCTGACCGACGAGCAGAAAGAGAAGCTGCAGGAGTTCAGCTCCGCGTCGGACCAGCCTGATCTGCGGACCGGGTTGTTCGGGAGTTCGTGA
- a CDS encoding GNAT family N-acetyltransferase yields the protein MTAADLGAVLALNGTAEGLVESLSADRLDWLRLIAAHAVVVDVDDVPAGFVLTFTPGSAYDGLAFEAFTKTYADRFLLVERIVIATEHRRTGIATQVYRAIERAAKPFDRAVASVPPDTPAITFHNTRGYVEVGKQRLPNGTTTTLLSKELSD from the coding sequence ATGACCGCAGCCGACCTCGGCGCGGTCCTCGCGCTGAACGGCACCGCGGAAGGTCTTGTCGAATCTCTCAGCGCCGACCGGCTGGACTGGCTCCGGCTGATCGCCGCACACGCCGTCGTCGTCGACGTGGACGACGTACCCGCCGGTTTCGTCCTCACGTTCACCCCGGGGTCGGCGTACGACGGGCTGGCGTTCGAGGCGTTCACCAAGACGTACGCCGACCGCTTCCTGCTCGTCGAACGCATCGTGATCGCCACCGAACACCGCCGTACCGGCATCGCGACCCAGGTCTACCGCGCCATCGAACGCGCCGCCAAGCCCTTCGACCGCGCAGTCGCCTCCGTCCCACCCGACACCCCGGCCATCACCTTCCACAACACCCGCGGCTACGTAGAGGTAGGCAAACAACGCCTCCCCAACGGCACCACAACCACCCTCCTCTCCAAGGAACTGTCCGACTAG
- a CDS encoding formimidoylglutamate deiminase, whose translation MTSYWCETALLPDGLARRVLVSVVDGRFASVVAGVDPSDAEVLNGLVVPGLANCHSHAFHRALRSRTQRERGTFWTWREQMYAVAAALTPDTYYELAKAVYAEMLLAGITAVGEFHYLHHAPGGRRYDDANAMGAALIAAARDAGLRIALLDTCYIAGGIDQPLNEVQQRFSDGDATAWASRVAQLVGADDVVIGAAAHSVRGVPQDQLGAVASAFPDVPLHIHLSEQVAENEACLAAYARTPTQVLDETGFLSGRTSAVHATHLTSVDIGLLGSSATYSCFCPTTERDLADGIGPSVQLRDAGSPLTLGSDSHAVIDVFEEMRAVELDERLASQERGHWSAVELLKAATVDGHRSIGFEDAGVIAPGARADLVAIRLDSVRTAGTGGTAETAVFAATASDVTDVVVSGRRVVAAGNHSTIDVPSALSTSIAAVTS comes from the coding sequence GTGACGTCGTACTGGTGCGAGACCGCTCTCCTCCCCGACGGCCTCGCTCGACGAGTTCTGGTGTCTGTCGTCGACGGTCGCTTCGCCTCGGTGGTCGCCGGCGTGGACCCCAGCGACGCCGAGGTGCTGAACGGCCTCGTCGTCCCCGGGCTCGCGAACTGTCACAGTCACGCTTTCCACCGCGCGCTCCGCAGTCGCACGCAGAGAGAGCGCGGCACGTTCTGGACCTGGCGTGAGCAGATGTACGCCGTCGCCGCCGCGCTCACGCCCGACACGTACTACGAGCTTGCGAAGGCCGTGTACGCCGAGATGCTGCTCGCCGGCATCACCGCGGTCGGCGAATTCCATTATCTGCATCACGCGCCCGGCGGACGTCGGTACGACGACGCGAACGCCATGGGTGCGGCGCTGATCGCGGCGGCCCGTGACGCCGGGCTCCGGATCGCGCTGCTCGACACGTGCTACATCGCCGGTGGGATCGACCAGCCGCTCAACGAGGTCCAGCAACGGTTCAGCGACGGCGACGCCACGGCGTGGGCCTCCCGGGTCGCTCAGCTCGTCGGAGCGGACGATGTCGTGATCGGTGCGGCGGCGCATTCGGTGCGCGGTGTCCCGCAGGATCAGCTCGGTGCGGTCGCGTCGGCGTTTCCCGACGTACCGCTTCATATCCACCTGTCCGAGCAGGTCGCGGAGAACGAGGCGTGTCTCGCGGCGTACGCCAGGACCCCGACGCAGGTGCTCGACGAGACCGGGTTCCTGTCCGGGCGGACGAGTGCGGTGCACGCGACGCATCTGACCTCGGTCGACATCGGGCTGCTCGGGAGCTCCGCGACGTACTCCTGCTTCTGCCCGACCACCGAGCGCGATCTCGCCGACGGGATCGGTCCGTCGGTGCAGCTGCGGGATGCTGGGTCGCCGTTGACGCTGGGCTCGGACAGTCACGCCGTGATCGATGTTTTTGAGGAAATGCGAGCCGTCGAGCTGGACGAACGGTTGGCGTCGCAGGAACGCGGTCATTGGTCCGCGGTTGAGCTCCTCAAGGCGGCAACGGTCGACGGCCACCGCTCGATCGGCTTCGAGGACGCGGGAGTGATCGCGCCCGGAGCCCGCGCCGACCTCGTCGCGATCCGCCTCGACAGCGTCCGTACGGCGGGCACCGGCGGCACCGCGGAGACAGCCGTGTTCGCCGCGACAGCCTCGGACGTCACCGACGTAGTTGTCTCCGGCCGACGAGTGGTTGCTGCGGGCAATCACTCGACGATCGACGTACCGTCTGCCCTGTCCACCTCGATCGCGGCGGTGACCTCGTGA
- a CDS encoding ATP-binding protein yields the protein MTGTDSRIGWQDTALALLAWAAVEYWLIQRADYWFWAPDWLAVFVAWTPLLIAVRRIDPALALGGLLAGTYVVSLLSGGIAWPLVAGCLLAVWVIPTRWGTGTGLVLTAVLAAAPILVDLKRGLLSVKVYPWIYNHIKLPDGSTETNGGISNAAYYRLEAVHWPWWLSVAILLYAVAVMYLRRRQGVVAQRRTPGRWVEDLLAAARPQSGAGPVLVLSAAAVVPLAMVELAADRQSGNWWSAPGWMLIVLALTPLTLAVRRRWPAVPVAVIGLAALISYWQTDIVWSLMLALALALFSLGTAPRPLAWSVPLALVVLAALPTIAELIRYRQMILLFPTVGRQPFDLDLDGRLRNTIYDDMVDRQWPVSLSLILLVPLCAGIAVRLYRRNRAAARREKELERQAVEREAEQVVLTERSIIARDLHDVVAHAVNLMVIQAETGPDLVRRGEDDVLAGFQRIGDAGRRALGELDRLLSALRDADGVPDPQLTPQPGLAELRQLVADVTSEQLPIEFELSGDASAPPEGQQLTAYRLVQEALTNAVRHAKATGVQVTVNVGEQWIAVEIVDDGVGFDPDAVGSRGRHGLAGMRERVRVHHGSLEIDATPGRGTRITALIPESAS from the coding sequence GTGACGGGGACCGACTCACGGATCGGCTGGCAGGACACCGCGCTGGCGTTGCTTGCCTGGGCGGCGGTCGAGTACTGGCTGATCCAGCGGGCCGACTACTGGTTCTGGGCCCCGGACTGGCTGGCGGTCTTCGTCGCCTGGACGCCATTGCTGATCGCGGTCCGCCGGATCGACCCAGCCCTGGCACTGGGCGGTTTGCTGGCCGGTACCTATGTGGTGTCGCTGCTCTCCGGCGGGATCGCCTGGCCTCTTGTGGCCGGTTGCCTGCTCGCGGTGTGGGTCATCCCGACTCGCTGGGGCACAGGCACCGGCCTCGTGCTCACCGCCGTACTCGCGGCTGCTCCGATCCTCGTGGACCTCAAGCGCGGCCTGCTGTCCGTGAAGGTCTATCCGTGGATCTACAACCACATCAAGCTGCCTGACGGCTCGACCGAGACCAACGGTGGCATCTCGAACGCGGCGTACTACCGGCTCGAAGCTGTGCACTGGCCCTGGTGGTTGTCCGTCGCCATCCTGCTGTACGCCGTCGCAGTGATGTACCTGCGCCGTCGACAGGGCGTCGTCGCGCAGCGCCGTACTCCTGGGCGATGGGTCGAGGACCTCCTGGCCGCGGCGCGACCGCAGTCCGGCGCGGGCCCGGTGCTTGTCCTGTCGGCCGCGGCCGTCGTACCGCTGGCGATGGTCGAGCTGGCCGCTGATCGCCAGTCAGGGAACTGGTGGAGTGCCCCCGGCTGGATGCTGATCGTGCTCGCGTTGACGCCGTTGACCCTCGCCGTACGCCGTCGTTGGCCGGCCGTACCGGTCGCCGTGATCGGGCTCGCGGCACTGATCTCGTACTGGCAGACCGACATCGTCTGGTCGCTGATGCTCGCGCTCGCGCTCGCCTTGTTCTCCCTCGGTACGGCGCCGCGCCCGCTGGCCTGGTCGGTGCCGCTCGCGCTCGTCGTACTCGCGGCGTTGCCGACGATCGCCGAGCTGATCAGGTACCGCCAGATGATCCTGCTGTTCCCTACGGTCGGGCGGCAGCCGTTCGACCTGGACCTCGACGGCCGGCTGCGGAACACCATCTACGACGACATGGTCGATCGCCAGTGGCCGGTCAGCCTGTCGCTGATCCTGCTCGTCCCGCTGTGCGCGGGGATCGCGGTCCGGCTGTACCGGCGCAACCGGGCGGCGGCGCGCCGCGAGAAGGAGCTCGAACGACAGGCGGTGGAGCGCGAGGCCGAGCAGGTGGTGCTGACGGAGCGCTCGATCATCGCCCGCGACCTGCACGACGTCGTCGCGCATGCCGTCAACCTGATGGTGATCCAGGCCGAGACCGGTCCGGACCTGGTACGTCGCGGCGAGGACGACGTACTGGCGGGGTTCCAGCGCATCGGCGATGCGGGCCGGCGGGCGCTCGGCGAGCTGGATCGTCTGCTCTCGGCGTTGCGTGATGCGGACGGTGTCCCGGATCCGCAACTGACTCCACAGCCGGGTCTCGCGGAGTTGCGGCAACTCGTCGCGGACGTCACGTCCGAGCAGTTGCCGATCGAGTTCGAGCTGTCCGGCGATGCGAGCGCGCCGCCGGAAGGTCAGCAACTCACGGCGTACCGTCTGGTCCAGGAAGCGCTGACCAATGCTGTGCGGCACGCGAAGGCGACGGGGGTGCAGGTGACCGTGAACGTCGGCGAGCAGTGGATCGCCGTCGAGATCGTGGACGACGGTGTCGGCTTCGATCCGGATGCCGTCGGCAGCCGCGGGCGGCACGGCCTGGCCGGGATGCGGGAGCGGGTCCGCGTTCATCACGGCTCGCTCGAGATCGATGCGACGCCCGGTCGCGGGACGCGGATCACGGCCTTGATCCCGGAGAGCGCCTCGTGA
- the grpE gene encoding nucleotide exchange factor GrpE: protein MTDRPTGSEFGDGEPVVRDKRRIDPETGALREPAEQSAAPAAGAPAGQPPRDPSDLIGPSAQEALLTEALAERTADLQRLQAEYVNYKRRVDREREASRELVIGSVLAELLGILDDVGRAREAGELDGAFKAVAESLERVTEKLGLVRFGEKGDTFDPRIHEALLHNYSDEVDGPTATMIMQPGYRHGERILRAARVAVSEPTEQLPGEAAKADAPVESTDDDKAADESAE, encoded by the coding sequence GTGACGGATCGACCGACTGGCAGCGAGTTCGGCGACGGCGAGCCCGTCGTCCGGGACAAGCGCCGGATCGACCCGGAAACCGGCGCGCTGCGGGAGCCTGCGGAACAGTCCGCTGCTCCCGCGGCGGGTGCCCCGGCGGGTCAGCCGCCGCGGGACCCGTCCGACCTGATCGGCCCGTCCGCGCAGGAGGCTCTGCTGACCGAGGCGCTTGCCGAGCGTACGGCGGACCTGCAGCGACTGCAGGCGGAGTACGTGAACTACAAGCGCCGCGTGGATCGTGAGCGGGAAGCCTCACGCGAGCTCGTGATCGGCTCGGTGCTCGCCGAGCTGCTCGGGATCCTGGACGACGTCGGCCGGGCCCGCGAAGCCGGTGAGCTCGACGGCGCGTTCAAGGCCGTCGCCGAGTCGCTGGAGCGGGTCACCGAGAAGCTCGGCCTGGTGAGGTTCGGCGAGAAGGGTGACACCTTCGACCCGCGGATCCACGAGGCCCTGCTGCACAACTACTCCGACGAGGTCGACGGTCCGACCGCGACGATGATCATGCAACCGGGCTACCGGCACGGTGAGCGGATCCTGCGGGCGGCGCGAGTGGCCGTGTCGGAGCCGACCGAACAACTGCCGGGCGAGGCCGCGAAGGCCGATGCGCCGGTGGAGAGCACTGATGACGACAAGGCCGCGGACGAGTCCGCGGAGTAA
- the dnaK gene encoding molecular chaperone DnaK translates to MARAVGIDLGTTNSVIAVLEGGEPTVIPNAEGARTTPSVVAFAKNGEVLVGEVAKRQATTNVDRTIRSVKRHMGEAWSVDIDGKKFTPQQISAFVLQKLKRDAEAYLGEQVTDAVITVPAYFSDAQRQATKEAGEIAGLKVHRIVNEPTAAALAYGLDKGTEQTILVFDLGGGTFDVSLLEIGDGVFEVKATSGDNHLGGDDWDNRIVQWLVTQFKNKNGTDLSGDKMAMQRLSEAAEKAKIELSAAAETTVHLPYLSLTDAGPLHLEEKLSRAEFQKMTNDLLERARSPFKAVIKDAGIDVAKIDHVILVGGSTRMPAVAELVKELTGGQDPNKGVNPDEVVAVGASLQAGVLKGEVKDVLLLDVTPLSLGIETKGGVFTKIIERNTTIPTKGSEIFTTAEDNQPSVMIQVYQGEREMARDNKSLGNFELTGLPPAPRNVPQIEVTFDIDANGIVHVNAKDLATGKEQRMTVTGGSALPKTDIDQMVRDAEQYAEEDRQRREAVENRNQAESLVYQTEKFLQENEDKVPDDVKTEVKDGVAELKKALEGDDADAVKAASEKLAQSSQKMGAAMYANAQAAGGSTDDGATSEDTTGSSNSNDDDVVDAEIVDEDRPQDKTEDK, encoded by the coding sequence ATGGCCCGCGCGGTCGGAATCGATCTCGGTACGACGAACTCCGTCATCGCCGTACTGGAAGGTGGCGAGCCCACCGTCATCCCCAACGCCGAGGGAGCGCGCACGACGCCCTCGGTGGTGGCTTTCGCCAAGAACGGCGAGGTCCTGGTCGGCGAGGTGGCGAAGCGCCAGGCCACCACGAACGTCGACCGCACCATCCGCTCGGTCAAGCGCCACATGGGCGAGGCCTGGAGCGTCGACATCGACGGCAAGAAGTTCACGCCGCAGCAGATCAGCGCTTTCGTGCTGCAGAAGTTGAAGCGGGACGCCGAGGCGTACCTCGGGGAGCAGGTCACCGACGCGGTCATCACCGTGCCGGCGTACTTCTCCGACGCGCAGCGCCAGGCGACCAAGGAGGCCGGCGAGATCGCGGGCCTGAAGGTGCACCGGATCGTCAACGAGCCGACCGCGGCCGCGCTCGCCTACGGCCTGGACAAGGGCACCGAGCAGACCATCCTGGTCTTCGACCTCGGCGGCGGCACGTTCGACGTCTCGCTGCTGGAGATCGGCGACGGTGTCTTCGAGGTGAAGGCGACCAGCGGTGACAACCACCTCGGTGGTGACGACTGGGACAACCGGATCGTGCAGTGGCTGGTGACCCAGTTCAAGAACAAGAACGGCACCGACCTGTCCGGCGACAAGATGGCCATGCAGCGACTCAGCGAGGCCGCCGAGAAGGCCAAGATCGAGCTGTCCGCCGCGGCCGAGACCACGGTCCACCTGCCGTACCTGAGCCTCACCGACGCGGGCCCGCTGCACCTGGAGGAGAAGCTCTCCCGGGCCGAGTTCCAGAAGATGACCAACGACCTGCTGGAGCGCGCTCGCTCCCCGTTCAAGGCCGTCATCAAGGACGCCGGTATCGACGTGGCCAAGATCGACCACGTGATCCTGGTCGGCGGTTCGACCCGGATGCCCGCGGTCGCCGAGCTGGTCAAGGAGCTGACCGGCGGCCAGGACCCGAACAAGGGTGTGAACCCGGACGAGGTCGTCGCGGTCGGCGCCTCCCTGCAGGCCGGTGTGCTGAAGGGTGAGGTCAAGGACGTCCTGCTGCTCGACGTGACCCCGCTGAGCCTGGGTATCGAGACCAAGGGCGGCGTGTTCACCAAGATCATCGAGCGCAACACCACGATCCCGACCAAGGGCTCGGAGATCTTCACCACGGCCGAGGACAACCAGCCGTCGGTGATGATCCAGGTGTACCAGGGCGAGCGCGAGATGGCCCGCGACAACAAGTCGCTCGGCAACTTCGAGCTGACCGGCCTGCCGCCGGCGCCGCGGAACGTGCCGCAGATCGAGGTCACCTTCGACATCGACGCGAACGGCATCGTGCACGTGAACGCCAAGGACCTGGCCACCGGCAAGGAGCAGCGGATGACGGTCACGGGTGGCTCCGCGCTGCCGAAGACCGACATCGACCAGATGGTCCGCGACGCCGAGCAGTACGCCGAGGAGGACCGGCAGCGCCGCGAGGCGGTGGAGAACCGCAACCAGGCGGAGTCGCTGGTCTACCAGACCGAGAAGTTCCTGCAGGAGAACGAGGACAAGGTTCCGGACGACGTCAAGACCGAGGTCAAGGACGGCGTTGCCGAGCTGAAGAAGGCCCTCGAGGGTGACGACGCCGACGCGGTCAAGGCCGCCTCGGAGAAGCTCGCCCAGTCCAGCCAGAAGATGGGCGCCGCGATGTACGCGAACGCCCAGGCCGCCGGCGGTTCGACCGACGACGGCGCCACCTCCGAGGACACGACCGGCAGCAGCAACAGCAACGACGACGATGTCGTCGACGCCGAGATCGTGGACGAGGACCGGCCGCAGGACAAGACGGAGGACAAGTGA
- a CDS encoding heat shock protein transcriptional repressor HspR, which translates to MGIPFSQVPTWDDRTPIYVISVAAQLAGMHPQTLRQYDRLGLVVPSRASGRGRRYSAYDVARLRYVQHLSQEEGVNLAGIRHVLALQSEVEDLRQRVNQLLAEVQRGVGASRRPAASRVFSAGPAGDVIAMGRQQTTTRWIRTQPLELGSR; encoded by the coding sequence ATGGGTATCCCGTTCAGCCAGGTGCCGACCTGGGACGACCGCACCCCGATCTACGTGATCTCGGTGGCGGCCCAGCTGGCCGGCATGCATCCGCAGACGTTGCGCCAGTACGACCGGCTCGGCCTGGTAGTGCCGAGCCGGGCGTCCGGCCGCGGCCGGCGGTACTCGGCGTACGACGTGGCGAGGCTGCGCTACGTGCAGCATCTGTCCCAGGAAGAGGGCGTCAACCTCGCGGGGATTCGGCATGTCCTCGCGCTACAGTCGGAAGTGGAGGACCTGCGTCAGCGGGTCAACCAGCTCTTGGCCGAAGTCCAGCGCGGTGTCGGCGCTTCGCGGCGTCCCGCCGCCAGCCGGGTCTTCTCGGCCGGTCCAGCCGGCGACGTGATCGCGATGGGCCGGCAGCAGACCACGACCCGGTGGATCCGCACCCAGCCGCTGGAACTCGGCTCGCGCTGA
- the hutI gene encoding imidazolonepropionase encodes MSSLLLTGIGSLVTNDPTHGGLLGELRDAALVIDGSTVAWVGPRREAPAADSALDLGGRAVIPGFVDSHSHLVFAGDRAEEFAARMTGTPYSAGGIRTTVAATREATDEQLTANVSRLVAEMRRQGTTTVEIKSGYGLTVADEARGLQIARQFTEETTYLGAHVVPADYADDPAGYVSLVTGPMLDAAAKHSKWVDVFVERGAFDADQGRAILQAGIARGLQARVHANQLGEGPGVQLAAEVGAASADHCTYLTDADVDALASSGVVAGLLPAIEFSTRSPYPNARRLLDAGVTVALATDCNPGSGYSSSMPFCIALAVREMHMTPAEALWSATAGGAASLRRPDLGHLTPGTQADLAVLDAPSYLHLAYRPAVPLVTQTFIAGRLV; translated from the coding sequence GTGAGCTCGCTCCTGCTGACCGGTATCGGGTCGCTGGTGACCAACGATCCCACCCACGGCGGGTTGCTCGGCGAGCTTCGCGACGCGGCGCTCGTGATCGACGGGAGCACGGTCGCGTGGGTCGGACCGCGGCGCGAGGCGCCGGCGGCCGACAGCGCGCTCGACCTCGGCGGGCGTGCGGTGATCCCGGGGTTCGTCGACTCGCACTCGCACCTGGTGTTCGCCGGCGACCGGGCCGAGGAGTTCGCGGCCCGCATGACCGGTACGCCGTACTCCGCCGGCGGCATCCGCACCACGGTGGCGGCGACCCGCGAGGCCACCGACGAACAGCTGACCGCGAACGTGTCCCGGCTGGTCGCGGAGATGCGCCGCCAGGGGACGACGACCGTCGAGATCAAGTCCGGGTACGGGCTGACGGTGGCGGACGAGGCGCGCGGGCTGCAGATCGCGCGGCAGTTCACCGAGGAGACGACGTACCTCGGTGCGCACGTCGTACCGGCCGACTACGCCGACGACCCGGCGGGCTACGTGTCGCTCGTGACCGGGCCGATGCTCGACGCGGCGGCCAAGCACTCGAAGTGGGTCGATGTCTTCGTGGAGCGCGGGGCGTTCGACGCGGATCAAGGACGGGCGATCCTCCAGGCCGGGATCGCGCGCGGCCTGCAGGCGCGGGTGCACGCCAACCAGCTCGGCGAGGGGCCTGGCGTCCAACTCGCCGCCGAGGTCGGTGCCGCCTCGGCCGATCACTGCACCTATCTCACCGATGCCGACGTCGACGCGCTCGCCTCGAGTGGCGTGGTCGCCGGACTCCTGCCCGCGATCGAGTTCTCCACAAGGTCGCCGTACCCGAACGCCCGCCGCCTCCTCGACGCCGGCGTCACCGTAGCCCTGGCCACCGACTGCAACCCCGGCTCCGGCTACTCGTCCTCCATGCCCTTCTGCATCGCGCTCGCAGTCCGCGAAATGCACATGACCCCCGCCGAAGCCCTCTGGTCCGCCACCGCCGGCGGAGCCGCCTCCCTCCGCCGCCCCGACCTAGGCCACCTAACCCCCGGCACCCAAGCCGACCTGGCCGTCCTCGACGCCCCCTCCTACCTACACCTCGCCTACCGCCCGGCGGTCCCGCTCGTCACGCAAACGTTCATTGCCGGGCGACTGGTGTAG